The Purpureocillium takamizusanense chromosome 11, complete sequence region AAGCAATCTGTGTCCGGAGTGTTTAACTCGTCAGCGGTCACGGGATCGCGTTCAACGCGCACCTGGCCTTCCTCTCCGCCGTTTCCTACTTCGTCAAACGCGACCACTTCTACACCTGCACAGCGGAGCTCCCTGTGGATGAGTACCAGTGCGCGAGCAAGTTACAGCTTTAGTCCTTCGGGAACCGTCAGCTCCACGACTCGACCCCGGAGCGGCGTCTCCAGCGTACCCATCAGCACCCCTCCCTATGGCAATTCGACCTCGCAATACTCTCAGACGCGGCCACCTAAGTCCAGCAATTTGGGTACCATTGGAACCGGCACAGGCTCTACTCCGTTGAGCGCCCCGAGTCGAAGCTCCTCTTATGCCAACTCAACGGCAACTGCATCGAGTGTAAACTCGACGCACTCCTTTACGTAtgcgtcgccgctctcgccaaCAATCTCGCGCAGTTACACGTGGGCGGGCAGTACGTTCACCTCGAGaagcggcaccgccggcagCTCGACACTTTCGCCGACGGAATCGCCTCCGACCTGGCCGAATACGACGACACGGACAGGCACCGGTCCCAGACacagctcgtcggccctgTCGGCGAGCTACTCTCCGCCTTACCCCACATCAAATTACACCGAGCCTGGCACGTTGACCGGCAGCGCTTCGTACACACTGCCGTCGACAAGCCTCGAGGTGGTGACGGTCGTGCCGACAACGTGGACGACGGTCAGCAAGATCACGCAGGGAACCTCGACGGGCGTCGTGACTTTGACCAGAGTCGCGACGCTTACACGAACCTATGTAAGCCCCGTGGGAACAGGTACGCACACCACCAGGTCCGGCACCGAGACGGACGAGCCAACCGTAGGATCCACGAGCATCTCCTGGCGCACAACTTCCTCGGAGAGCACGGCCACCTGGCAGCCGATCAGCAGCACTCCAACGGTGCCTGCAACAGGCTCCGAATCATACAGCCTGACTCAAATGACTCTCACAAAGGTCACGCTGACGCCGCGTCTGAGCTCCAAGACCATCAGGTTCACGGTTTCGAACTGGACAAGCAGTTGGAAGAGCTCCTGGGTCGGCTCCGAGACAGAGTCATACCCAACCACGGTCCCGACTGTTTGGCCGTCAAGCAGTTCCCTGGGCTACACGACAACGGATGGCGCTATATCGTCGGCGACCGGCTCGTCTACGGGCATCAACGGGACGCGGACGAGCGTGGATACGACTTGCACGCACGGTGGGACTTATGcgagcccgcggccggcgagtaGTTGGACATCGTCGTGCACCACAGTACTGGACGACCTAACGATGGTGCTGCCCTGCGACGGGGatccgacggcgacgattgCATCCATGTCGTGCCAGCCGTCGGATTGCGcaacggcgacctcgacggaTAGTTATGAGACATCTATGAGTCTGGCAAGCGCTCCTGGTGGTATGTCTGGCAAGTCCGTTCTAGGGACTCAAGAGGACTAACGCCTTGCTCAGGGACAGAGACGCAAGCCACCCCGACAACGTTCAGGACGTCGGTGACGACTCGGATGGGTGGGGGCTCGCAGGTGCCgagcagcgaggcgtcgacAGACCtcatgccggcgacgagccttCCCAATAACCCCAACTACCCATGGGGCGGTGACTCGCCGATCCACAGGCACCAGAACGTGACGGAGCTCAACAATGGCATGGCGCGGGTGGGCGTGGACGCGCGCACGTACGCATGGCCGAGGTGGACCGAGGTGGTGAACAGGCTGCGGACGCTGTGGTCGTGAGACGGCGAGAGGCGTCCTTATATGGCGCTTCCAAGGCTGAGTAGATGCAATACTGGTTCGGCCGGCGCTCTGACCAGGGCGAGAAGTGCACGGGTTAAGGCGGTGTGAAGAAGAGCAGAATGTTGGAAATGCCGGGACGGGGTCGTGTACGAAGTGGCAGGGTGCAAGTTCGTGGCTGCAAACAGACAAAGACTGATTGATTGACTTGACTAGTGACTAGCCGGGTGGGTGGTGAAGCCATG contains the following coding sequences:
- a CDS encoding uncharacterized protein (EggNog:ENOG503PQXK~SECRETED:SignalP(1-24~SECRETED:cutsite=TAA-VP~SECRETED:prob=0.5866)); the encoded protein is MRLSIASAGFVSAILLCLPGLTAAVPRGQWQKGRGRRMEARDSPPSYYDDPGTTYGPPPPYYGDPGNTYGSPPPYDFGTSSLATLSSSATSGTLGRSSYESFDPTTTWRTLTSPVYSSSPSSVYFGTSTSVGEGSSSTEPGSTSHSSVDESGLPVTMPTSTTTGTDTVPSPSTFTQSVQSSQASTYRTSTSQHLTSWPITATSRDSQVSSSSSSNVDSSSEQQTSTSVTDPTAHTTGPISVTRSQPTGTGTQTSTFFFTSYPGSGGSLRPSLTHDSSMVINGTGVSSVSSSTTHSGHWPSTSSTRTSLSVTPTHLSSSSISPSDSSRPETEILTSTQASDIGKPTRSGLPTLSTVTTETLSVTQTGLPISPSSGWASFTNSTDAGATTETSALSQSFPSAGSSVYSWVTRSGVPTGATTASSNTSVTSSTPGPGTRTLPSTSQQATYRTETGITTRWSNSTTSGGSATATSYPGSMPSASYSFATLPQASTTVHSLTSSSSSSGIPHSTTNTSFTSHPGWNSSYTYSPTTSLATKQSVSGVFNSSAVTGSRSTRTWPSSPPFPTSSNATTSTPAQRSSLWMSTSARASYSFSPSGTVSSTTRPRSGVSSVPISTPPYGNSTSQYSQTRPPKSSNLGTIGTGTGSTPLSAPSRSSSYANSTATASSVNSTHSFTYASPLSPTISRSYTWAGSTFTSRSGTAGSSTLSPTESPPTWPNTTTRTGTGPRHSSSALSASYSPPYPTSNYTEPGTLTGSASYTLPSTSLEVVTVVPTTWTTVSKITQGTSTGVVTLTRVATLTRTYVSPVGTGTHTTRSGTETDEPTVGSTSISWRTTSSESTATWQPISSTPTVPATGSESYSLTQMTLTKVTLTPRLSSKTIRFTVSNWTSSWKSSWVGSETESYPTTVPTVWPSSSSLGYTTTDGAISSATGSSTGINGTRTSVDTTCTHGGTYASPRPASSWTSSCTTVLDDLTMVLPCDGDPTATIASMSCQPSDCATATSTDSYETSMSLASAPGGTETQATPTTFRTSVTTRMGGGSQVPSSEASTDLMPATSLPNNPNYPWGGDSPIHRHQNVTELNNGMARVGVDARTYAWPRWTEVVNRLRTLWS